AAGAAGAAATGGGGGTTTACCGTCAATCCCTATCTCCAGTTCAAAAAAGACCTGAAGGATGTCTGTGAAAAGGTCTTAACCCGTGACATTGTGGAAAAGCAGGGCTTGTTTAATTACGAATACATTCGCAAAATACTGGATGCGCCGCCCCATCCCCGCCTCCGTTGGCATTATAATTTTCTGTGGGTGATCATGGGCCTGGCGGTGTGGCAAAAGATGTTTATCGAGAGTGATGCTTTTGCAGAGCGTCATTTTGATTTGGAATCCTACATGAATTGAGGGAAATCATGAAGACAGCAAAACGCATATTGATCCTGGCTCCCCATACAGATGACGGTGAATTTGGATGTGGGGGGAGTATCGCAAAATTTCTGGAAGACGGAGCGGATGTATATTATGCCGCTTTTTCCACTGCCAAGGAATCGGTGCCCCCGGGTATGCCGGAAAATATTCTGGAAATTGAAGTGAAAGAAGCCACGAAACGACTGGGTATCAAACCCGAAAATCTTCTCATCTACGGGTTTACCGTACGGAAACTCAACTATGTCCGCCAGGATTTACTGGAAGAAATGGTTCGCTTAAAACAGGATTTAGACCCGGATCTTGTCTTTATGCCATCCCCTCATGACTTGCACCAGGATCACAACACAGTGGCCATGGAAGGGCAGCGGGCATTCAAACAAACGACCATCCTGGCCTATGAAATCCCGTGGAATCATATCAACTTTGAGACACGCTCTTTCATCCGGCTGGAAAAACGGCACATTGATAAAAAAATATATGCTTTGGATGCATACAATTCCCAAAAAATGCGCAAGTATGCCTCAAAAGAATTCATTATGAGTCTTGCCACCACTCGGGGTGTGCAAATCGGGTGCGACTATGCCGAATGTTTTGAAGTCATCCGGTACATCATCTGACAGGAAAGCCATGAAACCTATCCGTATTTTGCTCACAACAGTCGGTTGTCCCGGAGGTGTGACCATGATCCGGGCCCTAAAGGAACATGGAGAACGGCCGGTTCAAATTATCGGGACAGATATGAATCCCCTGGCCGCCGGACGCTTTTTCAGCGATGTTTTTTACCCTGTCCCTGCCGGGAAGGATCCTGCCTATCCCGATACAATCCTTCACATCGCCCGGAAAGAAAAAGTGGATCTGATCCTGCCCCAAAGCTCCTCGGATGTGATGCCCCTGAGTCCCCTCCGGGACGATTTCCGTCAGGAAGGTTTTCCCATCATGGTCCCTAAAACCGAATCGGCGGTTCCCTGTGACAGTAAATCTGCCATGAATGCCTTTTTTGAAAGGAGTCCGGTCCCCCTGCCGGAAACACGAACCGTGAACACGGTGAAAGCTTTCAGAAAAGCGGTCCTGGATCTGGGCTATCCACAAAAACGTGTCTGTTTTAAACCGGCCGTGAGCAAAGGATCCCGGGGGTTCCGTATCCTGGAAGCCGGAACGGACCGCTTGAATATGCTGTTGCAAAAACGGATTGAAGATACCACCTTTACCCTTGAAGCGTGTGAAGAAATCCTGGGGCAAACCCCAAGGTTTCCGGACTTGCTGGTATCAGAATTTCTGGAGGGGACCGAGATAACCGTGGATTGTTATTGCCGCAACGGGGAGGTTTTGTTGGGATTTACAAAAACTCGTGAGGCCATGAAAGCCGGCCTGGCTATGTTTTTCAGGAATCAGGATGCCCCGGAATATATGGATTATGCCCGGGATATTGCCCGACGACTTCAATATGACTATTTTATCAATATTCAATTCAAAGGCGGTAAACTCATGGAAATCAATCCACGGGTTTCTACCTTTGTCCACCAGGAGAATTTTAATATTCCCTGGACAGCTGTCAAACACGAACTTGGACTCATCTCTCATAAAGATCTTGTCAGGAT
This window of the Candidatus Neomarinimicrobiota bacterium genome carries:
- a CDS encoding ATP-grasp domain-containing protein, giving the protein MKPIRILLTTVGCPGGVTMIRALKEHGERPVQIIGTDMNPLAAGRFFSDVFYPVPAGKDPAYPDTILHIARKEKVDLILPQSSSDVMPLSPLRDDFRQEGFPIMVPKTESAVPCDSKSAMNAFFERSPVPLPETRTVNTVKAFRKAVLDLGYPQKRVCFKPAVSKGSRGFRILEAGTDRLNMLLQKRIEDTTFTLEACEEILGQTPRFPDLLVSEFLEGTEITVDCYCRNGEVLLGFTKTREAMKAGLAMFFRNQDAPEYMDYARDIARRLQYDYFINIQFKGGKLMEINPRVSTFVHQENFNIPWTAVKHELGLISHKDLVRMQKNLRSTRQSVRYYDQVFYDSDDME